One Tetrapisispora phaffii CBS 4417 chromosome 3, complete genome DNA segment encodes these proteins:
- the FBA1 gene encoding fructose-bisphosphate aldolase FBA1 (similar to Saccharomyces cerevisiae FBA1 (YKL060C); ancestral locus Anc_2.577) has protein sequence MGVQEVLKRKSGVIVGDDVRALFDHAKANNYAIPAINVTSTSTAVAALEAARDAKSPIVLQTSNGGAAYFAGKGVSNEGQNASIQGSIAAAHYIRSIAPAYGIPVVLHSDHCAKKLLPWFDGMLEADEAYFKVHGEPLFSSHMLDLSEESDDENISTCVKYFKRMSAMNQWLEMEIGITGGEEDGVNNEHVSKEDLYTSPETVFAVHEALAPISANFSIAAAFGNVHGVYKPGNVVLSPEILGDHQKYAAEKIGAAADSKPLYLVFHGGSGSTQEEFNTGISNGVVKVNLDTDCQYAYLTGIRDYVLTKKDYIMTMVGNPDGADKPNKKYFDPRVWVRAGEVTMTKRIDEALTIFHTKNVL, from the coding sequence ATGGGTGTCCAAGAAGTTTTAAAGAGAAAGAGCGGTGTCATTGTCGGTGACGATGTCAGAGCCTTATTCGACCACGCTAAGGCCAACAACTACGCTATCCCAGCTATTAATGTCACTTCCACCTCTACTGCTGTCGCTGCTTTAGAAGCTGCTAGAGATGCTAAGTCTCCAATCGTTTTACAAACCTCTAACGGTGGTGCTGCTTACTTCGCTGGTAAGGGTGTCTCTAACGAAGGTCAAAACGCTTCCATCCAAGGTTCCATCGCTGCTGCTCACTACATCAGATCCATTGCCCCAGCTTACGGTATCCCAGTCGTCTTACACTCTGACCATTGTGCTAAGAAATTATTACCATGGTTCGATGGTATGTTAGAAGCTGATGAAGCTTACTTCAAGGTCCACGGTGAACCATTATTCTCTTCCCATATGTTAGATTTATCTGAAGAATCCGACGATGAAAACATCAGTACTTGTGTCAAGTACTTCAAGAGAATGTCTGCCATGAACCAATGGTTAGAAATGGAAATAGGTATCACTGGTGGTGAAGAAGATGGTGTTAACAACGAACACGTCTCCAAGGAAGACTTATACACTTCCCCAGAAACTGTCTTCGCTGTCCACGAAGCTTTAGCCCCAATCTCCGCTAATTTCTCCATTGCTGCTGCTTTCGGTAACGTTCACGGTGTTTACAAGCCAGGTAACGTCGTCTTATCCCCAGAAATCTTAGGTGACCACCAAAAGTATGCTGCTGAAAAGATTGGTGCCGCCGCTGACTCTAAGCCATTATACTTAGTATTCCACGGTGGTTCTGGTTCTACTCAAGAAGAATTTAACACTGGTATCAGCAACGGTGTTGTTAAGGTTAATTTAGACACTGACTGTCAATACGCTTACTTAACTGGTATCAGAGACTACGTCTTAACCAAGAAGGACTACATTATGACTATGGTCGGTAACCCAGACGGTGCTGACAAGCCAAACAAGAAGTACTTCGACCCAAGAGTCTGGGTTAGAGCCGGTGAAGTCACTATGACTAAGAGAATCGACGAAGCTTTAACCATCTTCCACACTAAGAATGTCTTATAA
- the PEX12 gene encoding ubiquitin-protein ligase peroxin 12 (similar to Saccharomyces cerevisiae PEX12 (YMR026C); ancestral locus Anc_2.576), with amino-acid sequence MSFYSNLPSIQNNDSSNSVYPTIYEPISSSEIDELVPYSVRYILTNYWITRYPNWYTLQVNNYFDEWFNLGLKGLIEWHHIDKYNSTFIDKFYGLQRFNAENKVLLKSHVKDNSIDKKWPLGLQLTKLQKRALFIEQIVFPYFRTKLDHYHDTLTHLVIQNEEGTEMVPGLSKYMKVLFRKFYPIIKRCFQIFNLLIKLKFLAGKTGSLSLIDYLFNIAYSRALFPLESKNRSLTQNIGRHNRERLQRQNYYKFRSNFNENFTDTLSVLSYLGTKVFPTFLFTLRIYQWWTAENISSKIERKLNNIDRAIPRPPLTESNLQQNRKSADKCPVCKDKIQNPCVIETGYVMCYPCALDYITQHEGRCPVTNKKLLGCKYNSLTKNWNIVNGIRRLII; translated from the coding sequence atgaGCTTCTATTCTAATCTTCCCAGTATTCAGAATAATGATTCATCGAATTCTGTCTACCCAACAATATATGAACCTATTTCATCTTCGGAGATTGATGAACTAGTACCTTACTCTGTTAGATATATACTGACTAACTACTGGATCACAAGATATCCTAATTGGTATACGTTACAAGTGAACAATTATTTCGATGAATGGTTTAATCTTGGGTTGAAAGGGTTAATTGAATGGCACCATATAGacaaatataattcaaCCTTTATTGACAAATTCTACGGTTTACAAAGATTTAATGCAGAAAATAAGGTTTTACTTAAATCTCATGTTAAAGACAATTCTATCGATAAGAAATGGCCTTTAGGATTGCAATTAACGAAGTTACAGAAACGAGCACTATTCATTGAACAAATTGTATTTCCATATTTTAGAACTAAATTAGATCATTATCATGATACACTAACCCATTTAGTTATTCAAAATGAGGAAGGCACTGAAATGGTTCCAGGATTAAGCAAATACATGAAGGTACTATTTCGGAAATTTTATCCTATTATAAAAAGGTgctttcaaatattcaatttactTATTaagttgaaatttttaGCAGGCAAAACTGGCTCGCTGTCTTTGATTGattatttgtttaatattgCATATTCAAGGGCATTATTTCCCTTGGAATCTAAaaatagatcacttacACAGAATATCGGCAGGCATAATAGAGAAAGGTTACAGAgacaaaattattataaatttagaagtaattttaatgaaaatttcaCTGATACATTATCTGTTCTGTCATATCTTGGGACCAAAGTATTTCCTACCTTTTTATTTACTTTAAGAATATATCAATGGTGGACTGCCGAAAATATATCTTCGAAAATTGAAAGGAAacttaataatattgatagaGCTATACCAAGACCCCCTTTGACTGAATCCAATTTGCaacaaaatagaaaatCAGCAGATAAGTGTCCCGTCTGCaaagataaaattcaaaatccCTGTGTAATAGAAACAGGTTATGTCATGTGTTATCCTTGTGCTTTAGATTATATTACTCAGCATGAAGGAAGATGTCCAGTCACTAACAAAAAACTGCTTGGATGTAAATACAACAGTTTAACCAAAAATTGGAACATAGTAAATGGTATTCGTAGACTCATTATCTAA
- the CSI1 gene encoding Csi1p (similar to Saccharomyces cerevisiae CSI1 (YMR025W); ancestral locus Anc_2.575): protein MNNEFAFITQNTIREVNYFYETRNFNAINNSFLNYPQCFLLLGHGRSTNAAKITRSLEVPLLSNKGNLGESDFDRSTNLHPDIQAMYKRIKLLNKIDPLLETSGILLINNEHFDYENCIITIIQELGNIKWLFRYSPSFNKEILLDCYLLNQIGDAISIKKTYFELETEKYSFKTEQLKKELDTEFNYNDKNYSLSKYENEIADQKRVILQIVKNIDKITGYIKNGGRDPDILNKIALLLYQLKKPPTEDIEYELMNQESEIDIINIACKQLEIANKLDGK, encoded by the coding sequence ATGAATAATGAGTTTGCATTCATCACTCAAAACACAATCCGTGAAGTAAATTATTTCTATGAGACAAGAAACTTTAATGCAATAAATAATagttttttgaattatccGCAATGTTTTCTGTTACTTGGTCATGGTAGAAGCACTAATGCTGCAAAAATTACAAGATCATTAGAAGTTCCTTTGCTGAGTAATAAAGGTAATCTTGGTGAATCTGATTTTGATAGATCAACGAATCTTCATCCCGATATTCAAGCAATGTATAAGAGAATTAAATTACTGAATAAAATCGATCCCCTTTTGGAAACATCTGggatattattaataaacaaTGAACATTTTGATTATGAAAATTGtataattacaataataCAGGAACTGGGAAATATTAAGTGGTTGTTTAGATATTCCCCATCGTTTAATAAAGAGATTCTTCTAGATTGTTACCTGCTAAATCAAATTGGAGACGCAATTAGTATTAAAAAAACGTATTTTGAATTAGAGACAGAAAAGTATAGTTTCAAAACTGAGCAATTAAAAAAGGAGCTAGATACagaatttaattataatgataaaaactATTCTCTCTCAAAATATGAGAATGAAATAGCAGATCAAAAGAGAgtaattttacaaattgtgaaaaatattgacAAGATTACAGGCTATATAAAAAATGGCGGCAGGGATCCAGATATTCTGAATAAAATAGCATTACTTTTATATCAACTAAAGAAACCACCTACCGAGGACATAGAATATGAACTAATGAATCAGGAAAGTGAGATTgatatcatcaatattgCATGCAAACAATTGGAAATTGCGAATAAATTAGACGGTAAGTAA
- the MRPL3 gene encoding mitochondrial 54S ribosomal protein mL44 (similar to Saccharomyces cerevisiae MRPL3 (YMR024W); ancestral locus Anc_2.574), with the protein MEAMMLQGARPSLVRNVIANHGSSLNIWNKCIVRGLQTKPVSNLNGYKEYYQGLKNVINNVPEDLATNSSLLNSLHKRLNLPKEFSYSLLSRCLTCRSSQLPNLSQLSQGSGYVNTVTTSNQFDNHGLNIFGKNILTYHVTHHLMKKYPRLPTVVLNAAIDAYISQEVLANVGRGWGIEIEDSSVLERFSKNEPYTVTLGKLRFFNNTLNKEDGILVISAANYSESSAYALAVRSIIASLWASTYSVNDALTSKFINDHILSRKLDITKIFQFEQPTRELSTLCAREGFERPISRLLAESGRLSKAPIFIVGVFSGTNKLGEGFGSSLKEAKARAATDALMKWYCYEPTQLQSEVIDHGTVIV; encoded by the coding sequence ATGGAAGCTATGATGCTGCAAGGTGCAAGACCAAGTTTGGTAAGGAATGTGATTGCTAACCACGGATCAAGCTTAAATATTTGGAATAAATGTATCGTGAGAGGATTACAGACTAAACCAGTATCGAACTTAAATGGTtataaagaatattatcaaggtttgaaaaatgtaatTAACAACGTTCCTGAAGATCTTGCAACAAATTCAAGTCTGTTGAATAGTTTACATAAAAGATTAAATTTACCAAAAGAATTTAGttattctttattatcaagATGTCTAACTTGTCGCTCGTCACAATTACCAAATTTATCACAATTATCTCAAGGATCGGGGTATGTCAATACTGTCACTACAAGTAACCAATTTGATAATCATggtttaaatatttttggaaagaatatattaacaTACCATGTAACACATcatttgatgaagaaatacCCAAGATTGCCTACTGTGGTTTTAAATGCAGCTATAGATGCATACATCTCACAAGAAGTTTTGGCTAATGTCGGTAGAGGTTGGGGTATCGAAATAGAAGATTCATCGGTTTTAGAAAGATTCTCAAAAAATGAACCTTATACTGTTACATTAGGTAAACTGcgattttttaataatacgTTGAACAAAGAGGACGGTATCCTAGTCATATCTGCGGCCAATTACTCAGAGAGTTCTGCATATGCTTTAGCAGTAAGATCTATTATTGCCTCTCTTTGGGCATCAACTTATTCTGTCAATGATGCATTGacttcaaaatttattaatgatCATATTTTAAGCAGAAAATTAGACATTACAaaaattttccaattcGAACAACCAACTAGAGAATTGTCCACCTTATGTGCTAGAGAAGGTTTTGAAAGACCAATATCCAGACTATTAGCGGAATCAGGTAGACTTTCAAAGGCACCTATTTTCATCGTCGGTGTGTTTTCTGGTACTAATAAATTAGGTGAAGGTTTTGGCTCTTCATTAAAGGAAGCTAAAGCTAGAGCTGCTACTGATGCTTTAATGAAGTGGTATTGTTACGAACCAACTCAATTGCAATCGGAAGTGATCGATCACGGTACTGTTATTGTatga
- the PAA1 gene encoding polyamine acetyltransferase (similar to Saccharomyces cerevisiae PAA1 (YDR071C); ancestral locus Anc_8.190) — protein sequence MASTLPLHMYVRPLIIEDVDQVLSLETQGFPENERASLEKIKFRLNTCPELCSGLFIRDFEGKELKKETLIGHILGTKIQTNNKVGPQFITLESMGETHCESSDTIAIHSVIIHPDYQKKNLATLLLTDYIQKLSNQEIGSRIVIIAHEHLIPFYERVGFEQKGENTDVSKDPSFASTKWINMVRELVKEEYDN from the coding sequence ATGGCATCTACTTTACCATTGCATATGTACGTTAGACCACTAATTATAGAGGATGTTGATCAAGTTTTAAGTTTAGAGACTCAAGGTTTTCCTGAAAATGAACGTGCTTCtttagaaaaaattaaatttcgTTTAAATACTTGTCCTGAACTGTGTTCTGGTTTATTCATTAGAGACTTTGAGGGCAAggaattgaagaaagaaactTTAATTGGCCATATTCTAGGTACTAAGATACAAACCAATAATAAGGTTGGTCCTCAATTCATTACATTGGAGTCGATGGGTGAAACCCATTGTGAATCAAGTGATACTATTGCAATTCATTCAGTCATCATCCATCCAGATtatcaaaagaagaatttagcgactttattattaactgactacattcaaaaattaagtAACCAGGAGATCGGTAGTAGAATCGTAATAATCGCACATGAACACTTAATACCATTTTACGAAAGAGTTGGTTTCGAACAAAAAGGTGAAAACACTGATGTCTCAAAGGATCCATCATTTGCCTCTACCAAATGGATAAATATGGTTAGAGAATTGGTCAAGGAAGAATACGATAATTAA